In Deinococcus psychrotolerans, a genomic segment contains:
- the cax gene encoding calcium/proton exchanger — protein sequence MNLLLAFIPISLLLEYVFHAPPLWVFGASTVAIIPLADWLRKATEQVAARAGQTIGGLLNVTFGNLAELIIAIFVLLAGNTAVVKAQITGSIIGNGLLGLGLAILIGSFGRSRQKFSGANAGQLNSMLFLVVVALLLPALFDLTERLPAFEAGSAAARNNLDEYLSLGVAVVLILVYGLNLVYTLVTHKDVFALEEEEHQGTLWPTWKAAAVLLGATAIIALESEMLSGALDASSAALGLSPFFLGIIVLAVVGNFAEYIAGSYFARQGKIGLAINIAIGATIQVALFTAPLLVIISYLIGKPMNLVFSSPLELVAIVAVALIVTTVTKDGEATWFEGVMLIAVYLLLALAFYFVTPSEKGAQLNTPPAQVVFLQTG from the coding sequence ATGAATCTCTTGCTGGCCTTTATCCCGATCAGTCTGCTGCTGGAATACGTCTTTCATGCGCCGCCGCTGTGGGTATTCGGGGCGTCCACGGTGGCGATCATTCCGCTGGCCGACTGGCTCAGGAAGGCCACCGAACAGGTCGCCGCCCGCGCAGGACAGACCATCGGCGGGCTGCTCAACGTCACCTTTGGCAACCTCGCCGAGTTGATTATTGCCATTTTCGTGCTGCTGGCGGGCAACACCGCTGTGGTGAAAGCGCAGATCACCGGCAGCATCATCGGCAATGGGCTGCTGGGGCTGGGGCTGGCCATCTTGATCGGCAGCTTTGGCCGCAGCCGCCAGAAATTCAGCGGCGCGAACGCTGGGCAGCTCAATTCGATGCTGTTTTTGGTGGTGGTGGCCTTGCTGCTGCCCGCCCTGTTCGATTTGACCGAGCGGCTGCCTGCCTTTGAAGCCGGAAGCGCCGCCGCCCGCAACAACTTAGACGAATACCTGAGTTTGGGCGTGGCGGTGGTGCTGATTCTGGTCTACGGCCTGAACTTGGTCTATACGCTGGTGACGCACAAAGACGTGTTCGCGCTGGAAGAAGAGGAGCACCAAGGCACGCTCTGGCCGACCTGGAAGGCGGCAGCGGTGCTCCTGGGCGCAACGGCCATCATCGCGTTGGAATCCGAGATGCTCTCCGGTGCGCTGGACGCCAGCAGCGCAGCGCTGGGCCTCAGTCCATTTTTTCTGGGCATTATCGTGCTGGCGGTGGTGGGCAACTTTGCCGAGTACATCGCGGGCAGTTACTTTGCGCGGCAAGGCAAAATTGGGCTGGCCATCAATATCGCCATAGGCGCGACCATTCAAGTAGCCCTGTTTACTGCGCCGCTGCTGGTGATTATTTCGTACTTGATCGGCAAGCCGATGAATTTGGTGTTTTCCAGTCCACTGGAACTGGTGGCTATTGTGGCGGTGGCGCTGATCGTGACGACCGTAACCAAAGACGGCGAGGCGACCTGGTTTGAAGGCGTGATGCTGATCGCGGTGTATTTGCTGCTGGCACTGGCGTTTTACTTTGTGACACCCAGCGAGAAAGGAGCGCAATTGAACACCCCACCCGCTCAGGTGGTCTTTCTACAAACAGGGTGA
- a CDS encoding M16 family metallopeptidase translates to MPAQTRTLASGLTVAFERRATPGFSFHLRLPLGSAHDPAGQEGTAGLVEEWLYKGAGAFSARQFQDALDDLGVRRGGGIDAEATYFSGSGLNEDLSGALRLYADLLRRPHLPAGELPVLLDLARQDLESSQDNPAERLGLEARRMVFGTSGYAHPTSGTVQGLSQITPDTARAFWQRYGAGGSILSVVADTQAEAVFDLADELFGDWQTADTEPVPLTPMLGTTSHLKGDSQQTHFTFTGRGISPLSPDWLAWHLSLTALSGGSASRLFQAVREDRGLAYSVHAGPQVVGGVGLISGYAASTPQRAPETLSVMLGELRRWQAGLEGAEFDRAKNALMASTVFGSESIRARSGGMARDLAVFGRVREASEMRTEIAELTLERVNTFLSGYDLGELSLASLGPVPLSLKAEAAHV, encoded by the coding sequence ATGCCTGCCCAAACCCGAACCCTCGCCAGCGGCCTGACCGTGGCCTTTGAGCGCCGCGCCACCCCCGGTTTTTCCTTCCATTTGCGCCTGCCGCTGGGCAGCGCCCACGATCCCGCAGGGCAGGAAGGCACAGCGGGCTTGGTGGAAGAATGGCTCTACAAAGGCGCGGGTGCGTTCAGCGCTCGGCAATTCCAAGATGCCCTAGACGACCTCGGCGTGCGGCGCGGCGGCGGGATAGACGCCGAGGCCACCTACTTTTCCGGCAGCGGCCTGAATGAAGACCTCTCCGGAGCGCTGCGCCTCTACGCCGATCTGCTGCGCCGCCCCCACCTGCCCGCAGGCGAATTGCCGGTGCTGCTCGATCTGGCCCGTCAGGATTTGGAAAGTTCGCAGGACAATCCCGCCGAGCGGCTGGGCCTGGAAGCGCGGCGAATGGTCTTCGGAACAAGCGGCTATGCCCACCCCACCAGCGGAACGGTGCAGGGCCTCAGCCAAATCACCCCCGACACTGCCCGCGCCTTTTGGCAGCGCTACGGCGCGGGCGGCAGCATCCTCAGCGTGGTGGCCGACACGCAGGCCGAGGCAGTCTTTGATCTGGCCGACGAATTGTTCGGTGATTGGCAGACAGCAGACACCGAGCCAGTGCCGCTGACGCCGATGCTGGGCACCACTTCGCACCTCAAAGGCGACAGCCAGCAGACCCACTTCACCTTCACCGGGCGCGGCATTTCGCCGCTCTCGCCGGACTGGTTGGCTTGGCACCTCTCGCTCACCGCTTTGTCGGGCGGGAGCGCCAGCCGCCTGTTTCAAGCGGTGCGCGAAGACCGGGGACTGGCCTACAGTGTCCATGCTGGCCCGCAGGTGGTGGGCGGGGTGGGCCTCATCAGCGGTTACGCGGCCAGCACTCCCCAACGCGCTCCCGAAACGCTGAGCGTGATGCTCGGCGAACTGCGCCGCTGGCAAGCCGGACTGGAGGGGGCCGAGTTTGACCGCGCCAAAAACGCTTTGATGGCCAGCACGGTTTTCGGCTCCGAGAGCATCCGCGCCCGCAGCGGCGGGATGGCCCGCGACTTGGCCGTTTTCGGGCGGGTGCGCGAGGCCAGCGAAATGAGAACTGAAATTGCCGAGTTGACTTTAGAGCGCGTCAATACTTTTCTGTCTGGTTACGACTTGGGCGAACTCAGTTTGGCGTCGCTCGGCCCGGTGCCTTTGTCACTCAAAGCGGAGGCAGCCCATGTCTGA
- a CDS encoding M16 family metallopeptidase, with the protein MSETTLLKPTKHVLSSGLTVLLERDPDAQTLAMGYFVGTGARDERPAELGASHFLEHLMFKGSESVSALDLNTRLDALGGQANAFTSEEATVYHAASLPEQAGELLSALSVLLTPALRPEEVSTERGVILEEIEMYADQPDSRLMDILNAEYWGEHPLGHLVLGTAQTVSALTPEVLRRNFAERYAAPNITLAVCGQFDEQAVLDAAEQACAEWPRHSFERQITPHVPQSGLSVTPDPELSRAQVALAAPGLSNADPLREAAHVLTEIIGGENGRLYWALVDTGLCDSADLSHAEYDGAGMFVGGFSCDPPRTQEVLDAYRAVLGEVQNGGITDLEVRRAARKIAVGALLRSGTPQGRLFSLGMDYLARGELISASESVRRYADVTPEQVRAVLERRPFDVLRVAVLGPVGELV; encoded by the coding sequence ATGTCTGAAACCACTCTCCTCAAGCCCACCAAGCACGTGCTGAGCAGCGGCCTGACCGTGCTGCTAGAACGCGATCCCGACGCCCAAACGTTAGCAATGGGCTACTTCGTGGGCACCGGAGCCAGAGACGAGCGGCCCGCCGAGCTGGGTGCGTCGCACTTTTTGGAACACCTGATGTTCAAAGGCTCCGAATCCGTCAGCGCCCTCGATCTCAATACCCGCTTGGACGCGCTGGGCGGGCAGGCCAACGCCTTTACCAGCGAGGAAGCCACGGTGTATCACGCGGCCAGCTTGCCCGAACAAGCCGGCGAGCTGCTCAGCGCCCTCAGTGTGCTGCTGACGCCGGCCCTGCGCCCTGAGGAAGTCAGCACCGAGCGCGGAGTGATTTTGGAAGAAATTGAGATGTACGCCGATCAGCCCGACTCGCGCCTCATGGACATCCTGAACGCCGAATACTGGGGTGAACATCCGCTGGGCCACTTGGTGCTGGGTACGGCGCAAACGGTCAGCGCTTTGACACCTGAGGTGCTGCGCCGCAACTTTGCTGAGCGCTACGCTGCGCCGAATATCACGCTGGCGGTCTGCGGCCAATTTGACGAGCAGGCGGTACTGGACGCCGCCGAGCAAGCCTGTGCCGAGTGGCCCCGCCATTCGTTCGAGCGGCAAATCACGCCCCACGTTCCCCAAAGCGGCCTGAGCGTGACGCCTGACCCCGAGCTCAGCCGCGCTCAGGTGGCGCTGGCCGCACCGGGCCTCAGCAACGCCGACCCGCTGCGCGAAGCGGCCCACGTGCTGACCGAGATCATCGGCGGCGAAAACGGTCGGCTCTACTGGGCTTTGGTGGACACCGGCCTGTGTGACAGCGCTGACCTCTCACACGCCGAGTACGACGGTGCGGGCATGTTCGTGGGCGGCTTTTCCTGCGACCCGCCGCGTACCCAAGAAGTTCTGGACGCTTACCGCGCCGTGCTGGGTGAAGTGCAAAACGGCGGCATCACCGACCTCGAAGTGCGCCGAGCTGCCCGCAAAATCGCGGTGGGGGCGCTGCTGAGAAGTGGCACGCCGCAGGGCCGTTTGTTTAGCCTCGGCATGGATTATCTGGCACGCGGCGAACTCATCAGCGCCTCGGAGAGCGTGCGCCGTTACGCTGACGTGACGCCAGAGCAAGTCCGCGCCGTGCTGGAGCGCAGACCATTTGATGTATTGCGGGTGGCGGTGCTGGGGCCGGTTGGGGAATTGGTTTAG
- a CDS encoding TlpA disulfide reductase family protein — protein sequence MRWPAPTEFVHLNAVPDPAEWTRPGLVQFFSLECPACVSRGIPFMRRLHAEFGDSVNLLAVHTSRGHRFYAREQVEPQLLNFARDYAKLPFPVALDLDGSVAEFWQTQGTPHWLAFAPGGELLRSVYGSQEGAQTRLAYLLGEWVSPSDPTEG from the coding sequence GTGCGCTGGCCTGCTCCCACCGAATTTGTGCATCTGAACGCCGTGCCCGACCCTGCCGAGTGGACGCGGCCCGGACTGGTGCAGTTTTTTAGCTTGGAATGCCCAGCCTGCGTGTCGCGGGGCATTCCGTTTATGCGGCGTCTGCACGCCGAGTTTGGGGATTCGGTGAACTTGCTGGCAGTTCACACCAGCCGGGGCCACCGCTTTTATGCGCGTGAGCAAGTTGAGCCGCAGTTACTTAACTTTGCCCGTGACTACGCCAAGTTGCCGTTTCCCGTCGCGCTGGATTTGGACGGCTCGGTGGCCGAGTTCTGGCAGACCCAAGGCACGCCGCACTGGCTGGCCTTCGCGCCGGGCGGTGAACTGCTGCGGAGCGTGTACGGGAGTCAGGAAGGAGCGCAGACGCGGCTGGCGTATTTGCTGGGGGAGTGGGTTTCGCCTTCCGACCCAACAGAGGGGTAA
- a CDS encoding ABC transporter substrate-binding protein, with amino-acid sequence MLRSLLALSALLLIPTSLATSVAEVKKKGVLVLGTDPTFQPFEFKGEDGSIQGFDIDIAKAVAKDLGVKLQIQAVGFGALMPQSVTSGRVDMAMSAITITSERAKVVSFSSPYYRSAQVFIVKAGNPSKFAWPADVKNINIGVQATTTGQFAANDTLKPKGANLKVYDDFAAGLADVQAGRIVALIGDAPTVTDLKRRLPGQFDQAGKALVAEDYGAVFKKGSDLAAAADKTLARMKKSGEYQKLLDKWIVQK; translated from the coding sequence ATGTTACGTTCTCTGCTCGCGTTGTCGGCGCTGCTGCTCATTCCAACTTCTCTGGCGACCAGTGTGGCCGAAGTCAAGAAAAAAGGTGTGCTGGTGCTCGGCACCGATCCCACCTTTCAGCCGTTTGAATTCAAAGGCGAAGACGGCAGCATTCAGGGCTTTGACATCGACATTGCCAAAGCGGTGGCCAAAGATTTGGGCGTCAAACTCCAGATTCAGGCGGTGGGCTTCGGCGCACTGATGCCGCAGTCGGTTACCTCGGGGCGGGTGGACATGGCCATGAGCGCCATTACCATCACGTCTGAGCGGGCCAAAGTGGTGAGTTTCAGTTCGCCGTATTACCGTAGCGCCCAGGTCTTTATCGTCAAGGCGGGCAATCCGAGTAAGTTCGCTTGGCCCGCCGACGTCAAAAACATCAACATCGGGGTGCAGGCCACCACCACCGGCCAATTCGCGGCCAACGACACCCTCAAGCCCAAGGGAGCCAACCTCAAGGTCTATGACGACTTCGCGGCGGGCCTCGCCGACGTGCAGGCGGGCCGAATCGTAGCGCTGATCGGCGACGCGCCCACAGTCACCGACCTTAAACGGCGCTTGCCCGGCCAGTTTGATCAAGCCGGCAAAGCGCTGGTGGCCGAAGATTACGGCGCTGTGTTCAAGAAAGGAAGCGACCTCGCCGCCGCCGCCGACAAAACCTTGGCCCGTATGAAAAAAAGCGGCGAATATCAAAAACTGCTCGACAAGTGGATTGTGCAAAAGTGA
- a CDS encoding LCP family protein — protein MWFRVFLLLALAGLVALISPAVPALLKYGAVPSAPVRPVNLLLAGVTPEYDETSAVWPWPAKPEAYTYLTDTIVLAQLRASGEVELLSIPRDTWVNIPSVGGSQAGYGKINAANRRGGPEVLVQAVQNLTGLPVDGYALLSLNALRDLTNASGGVDVNVPERMQYDDNAGKLHVDLQPGMQHLSGPQVEGFLRFRHDNLGDIGRVTRQQLYLQSLSQKLTSPLNVWRWPSVIGALDRNTKAGLSREVISHTLGALLSGPKINTHTLPGDFGPSGTWTANRSEIRALISKSFSDPSDPRSRSVAIANIDAPAGAARALQDKLVAAGYSNVWIVNLQRGQAPTTFIAGAAGAALSGLRADLGYGQVQAAGGAAGADLTILLGSDTPVPN, from the coding sequence ATGTGGTTTCGTGTCTTTTTGCTGCTGGCTCTCGCGGGTCTGGTGGCCCTCATTTCTCCGGCTGTGCCCGCACTGCTCAAGTACGGCGCTGTTCCTTCGGCCCCCGTACGCCCTGTGAACTTGCTGCTGGCGGGCGTCACTCCTGAATACGACGAGACTTCGGCGGTGTGGCCCTGGCCGGCCAAGCCTGAAGCGTATACCTACCTCACCGACACCATCGTGCTGGCGCAGTTGCGGGCGAGCGGCGAGGTGGAGCTGCTCAGTATTCCCCGCGATACCTGGGTCAACATTCCTTCTGTTGGGGGCAGTCAGGCGGGCTACGGCAAAATCAACGCCGCCAACCGGCGCGGCGGTCCCGAAGTGCTGGTTCAAGCGGTGCAAAACCTGACTGGCCTGCCGGTAGACGGTTACGCCCTGCTCAGCCTCAACGCCCTGCGCGACCTGACCAACGCTTCCGGCGGCGTTGATGTGAATGTGCCGGAGCGGATGCAGTACGACGACAACGCCGGAAAGCTGCATGTGGATTTGCAGCCGGGAATGCAGCACCTCAGCGGCCCGCAGGTCGAAGGCTTTTTGCGCTTTCGCCACGACAATCTGGGCGATATTGGCCGCGTGACCCGCCAGCAGCTTTATTTGCAGTCGCTCAGCCAAAAGCTGACGAGTCCGCTCAACGTCTGGCGCTGGCCCAGCGTGATTGGGGCGCTTGACCGCAACACTAAAGCGGGCCTGAGCCGTGAGGTGATTTCGCACACGCTCGGGGCACTGCTCTCCGGCCCCAAAATCAACACCCACACCTTACCCGGCGATTTTGGCCCGTCAGGAACATGGACGGCCAATCGCAGCGAGATTCGCGCCCTCATCTCCAAGTCGTTTAGTGATCCCAGCGACCCCAGAAGCCGCAGCGTGGCGATTGCCAATATCGACGCTCCAGCAGGCGCGGCCCGCGCCCTCCAAGACAAATTGGTGGCGGCGGGTTACAGCAACGTCTGGATCGTGAATTTGCAGCGCGGTCAAGCGCCGACCACCTTCATCGCAGGTGCGGCGGGCGCGGCGCTCAGCGGCCTCAGGGCGGATCTGGGTTACGGTCAGGTACAGGCGGCAGGCGGCGCAGCGGGTGCGGATCTCACGATTTTGCTGGGCAGCGACACGCCCGTGCCGAACTGA
- a CDS encoding GNAT family N-acetyltransferase yields MLSWTVRPAQLTELPLCAGILEAAARNLQARGESLWPHSAMTVERLTAQYPPASFRLGWLGGQAAATMVLLAADPDFWPDALVGEALYLHKLGVPPEFQGQGLAQLMLEAAVSEARAEGCTFLRLDTTWNRPKLRAIYEQFGFEVRGRKVVHGYDVALYELRV; encoded by the coding sequence ATGCTCAGTTGGACTGTCCGGCCCGCTCAACTGACTGAACTCCCGCTGTGCGCCGGCATTCTGGAAGCCGCCGCCCGCAACTTGCAAGCACGTGGCGAATCCCTCTGGCCGCACTCCGCCATGACGGTGGAGCGCTTGACAGCGCAGTATCCGCCTGCCAGCTTTCGCCTCGGCTGGTTGGGCGGCCAAGCGGCGGCCACGATGGTGCTGCTGGCCGCCGACCCCGACTTTTGGCCCGACGCTTTAGTGGGAGAAGCGCTTTACCTCCACAAGCTCGGCGTGCCGCCTGAGTTTCAGGGGCAAGGGTTGGCGCAGCTAATGCTGGAAGCGGCGGTTAGCGAAGCAAGAGCTGAGGGCTGCACCTTCTTGCGACTGGACACCACCTGGAACCGTCCCAAGCTGCGGGCCATTTACGAGCAATTCGGCTTTGAAGTGCGCGGGCGCAAAGTGGTGCATGGCTACGATGTGGCGCTGTACGAACTACGGGTTTGA
- a CDS encoding ubiquinol-cytochrome c reductase iron-sulfur subunit: protein MPTRRQLLEKWWLLPVGATVGVFGYMGYYASRITFGKEKPSAPDFVTGTAVRVAALTALSGEWAQQAFSYDKRPCILLRLPAATLGSLEVDGQHYAAFSRICTHLGCTVNLVKDPEVLAFSFSYRPPDNMPRLGCPCHFSVFDPLRSGEAVFGKARAPLPRVRLERRGAALWATGIEAAPPLGT, encoded by the coding sequence ATGCCCACCCGCCGTCAGCTTTTAGAAAAATGGTGGCTGCTGCCGGTCGGCGCGACGGTGGGCGTCTTCGGCTATATGGGCTACTACGCCAGCCGCATCACGTTTGGCAAAGAAAAGCCCAGTGCGCCTGACTTTGTGACGGGAACAGCCGTGCGCGTGGCGGCACTGACGGCGCTCAGCGGCGAGTGGGCACAGCAAGCATTTAGCTACGACAAGCGGCCCTGCATCCTGCTGCGCTTGCCCGCCGCCACGCTCGGCAGCTTGGAGGTGGACGGGCAGCACTACGCCGCCTTCAGCCGAATCTGTACCCATTTGGGCTGCACTGTCAACCTGGTCAAAGACCCCGAAGTGCTGGCCTTCAGCTTCAGTTACCGCCCGCCGGACAATATGCCCCGGCTCGGTTGCCCCTGCCATTTCAGCGTCTTCGATCCGCTGCGCTCGGGTGAAGCGGTGTTCGGCAAGGCCCGCGCTCCGCTGCCGCGTGTGCGGCTGGAACGGCGCGGCGCGGCGCTGTGGGCCACGGGGATCGAGGCCGCTCCGCCGCTGGGAACATAA
- a CDS encoding c-type cytochrome yields the protein MNALLIVLLVLLGLAALLAVVSPLRARNAADPNAAERLRLEGERDALTAELIDLEDEARRPDLENRAARSLRALDGLPPAPKSGSVFAPALIGVVLAAAVVGVGALSFVPQWQLAALDSGEGTAIKSALSLPSLQAQAQRGQTQAAYLAWGDAAFTAGQYDQASAAYASALRLDPKQPKALRRLGIMLLTGQGRSAPANEQQASQAFLLVRTAAQLAPSDPESQLLLGYAFNNFGESKLALAALERYQSLDPAGREADDLIATLRASTAQTDPASRIYAANCASCHGAGGRGGLGPNLHESRLSRAELKSVIQNGKGAMPAYPNIKGAELEALVSKLEGWQK from the coding sequence GTGAACGCTTTGCTGATCGTGCTGCTGGTCTTGCTGGGCTTGGCCGCGCTGCTGGCGGTGGTCTCGCCGCTGCGGGCCCGCAACGCCGCCGACCCCAACGCTGCCGAGCGCCTGCGTCTGGAAGGTGAGCGCGACGCTTTGACGGCTGAACTGATTGACCTGGAGGATGAAGCCCGCCGCCCAGATTTGGAAAACCGCGCCGCCCGCAGCCTGCGTGCCCTCGACGGCTTGCCGCCCGCGCCCAAATCCGGCAGCGTATTCGCGCCCGCCCTGATCGGCGTGGTGCTGGCCGCAGCGGTGGTGGGCGTGGGCGCACTCAGCTTTGTGCCGCAGTGGCAATTGGCCGCGCTCGACAGCGGCGAAGGAACAGCCATCAAAAGTGCCCTGAGCTTGCCGAGCTTGCAGGCGCAGGCGCAGCGCGGCCAAACCCAAGCCGCTTATCTGGCGTGGGGCGACGCGGCCTTTACCGCCGGCCAATACGACCAAGCCAGCGCCGCTTACGCCAGTGCGCTGCGGCTCGATCCCAAGCAGCCCAAAGCGCTGCGGCGGCTGGGCATCATGCTGCTGACCGGGCAAGGCCGCAGCGCTCCGGCCAACGAGCAGCAAGCCTCGCAAGCCTTTTTGCTGGTTCGCACCGCCGCCCAACTCGCGCCGAGCGACCCCGAAAGCCAGTTGCTGCTCGGCTACGCGTTCAACAATTTCGGCGAGTCCAAGCTGGCCCTCGCCGCGCTGGAGCGCTACCAGAGCTTAGATCCCGCCGGACGCGAAGCCGACGATTTGATCGCTACGTTGCGGGCCAGCACGGCCCAAACCGACCCGGCTTCACGAATCTACGCGGCCAACTGCGCCAGTTGCCACGGCGCGGGCGGGCGCGGCGGCCTCGGCCCCAACCTGCACGAGAGCCGCCTCAGCAGGGCCGAGCTGAAATCGGTCATTCAAAATGGCAAGGGAGCTATGCCGGCTTACCCCAACATCAAGGGCGCGGAGTTAGAAGCGCTGGTGAGCAAGTTGGAAGGCTGGCAGAAGTGA
- a CDS encoding cytochrome c-type biogenesis protein, whose amino-acid sequence MSALKRLLTALLLASSALAAPLTPAQQSQVSRVGNSIRCPICRDVLPITESGNDISKQMLSEISAQTQAGQTDAQIYDYFRERYGQRVLLRPSNDFAGKLLWLLPSLALLLGGGALTGYLVGQRRGAAAPVKTAADPALNADEPEDPYLAEIRAQVQAGREQQRGES is encoded by the coding sequence ATGTCGGCCCTCAAGCGCCTGCTGACCGCTCTCCTGCTCGCTTCGTCTGCGCTGGCCGCTCCGCTGACCCCCGCGCAGCAAAGCCAAGTTTCGCGCGTCGGCAACAGCATTCGCTGCCCGATTTGCCGCGACGTGCTGCCGATCACCGAGAGCGGCAACGACATCAGCAAACAGATGCTCTCAGAAATCAGCGCCCAGACACAAGCCGGGCAGACGGACGCGCAGATTTACGACTATTTTCGCGAGCGCTACGGCCAGCGGGTGCTGCTCAGGCCGTCCAATGATTTTGCCGGAAAACTGCTGTGGCTTTTGCCGTCTCTGGCGCTGCTACTGGGCGGCGGGGCGTTGACGGGCTATTTGGTCGGTCAGCGGCGCGGCGCGGCTGCTCCCGTCAAAACGGCGGCTGACCCCGCCCTCAACGCCGACGAACCCGAAGACCCCTATTTGGCCGAAATCCGCGCCCAAGTCCAAGCTGGCCGTGAGCAGCAGCGGGGGGAGTCGTGA
- a CDS encoding TlpA disulfide reductase family protein encodes MTKLNSTPPAWRRFVAPGIAFALVAALGVALLRPKDASSGVGDPLLGKAAPTFVLKTLDGGTVSLEQLKGKPLVLNFWASWCVPCRDEAPLLREASEKQGAAGLNVVGVLFQDPDKTRMRKFIADYGLAYPNLLDSDLKTSINYGITGVPETFFIGTDGLIKSVDRGGLTRERLSAGLQSIGVTF; translated from the coding sequence ATGACCAAACTCAACTCCACTCCTCCCGCTTGGCGGCGCTTTGTCGCTCCGGGCATTGCCTTTGCGCTGGTGGCGGCGCTGGGCGTAGCGCTGCTGCGGCCCAAAGACGCTTCGAGCGGCGTGGGCGATCCGCTGCTGGGCAAGGCCGCGCCGACATTCGTCCTCAAAACGCTGGACGGCGGCACGGTGAGCTTGGAGCAGCTCAAAGGCAAGCCGCTGGTGCTCAATTTCTGGGCCTCGTGGTGCGTGCCGTGCCGCGACGAAGCGCCGCTCCTGCGCGAAGCCAGCGAAAAGCAGGGCGCGGCTGGCCTCAACGTGGTCGGCGTGCTGTTTCAAGACCCCGACAAAACGCGGATGCGTAAGTTCATTGCCGATTACGGCCTGGCCTACCCCAACTTGCTCGACAGCGACCTCAAAACGTCGATCAATTACGGCATCACTGGCGTGCCGGAAACTTTTTTTATCGGCACGGACGGGTTGATCAAGTCGGTTGACCGGGGCGGATTGACCCGTGAGCGGCTCTCGGCAGGCCTGCAAAGCATCGGAGTGACGTTCTAA